The following are encoded together in the Gordonia insulae genome:
- a CDS encoding enoyl-CoA hydratase/isomerase family protein, whose protein sequence is MGELRVDQPAPGVRRLTIDRPEVRNAISLPLQRELDRVLASVAGDDTVRSVIVAGAGPVAFSAGYDLAELAEWTTDEVADAAAERDELIWRFVTFPKPVVAAVHGAAHGAGTILAACADIRVGGPHTRFTVTAARYGGANLTWLLDELIGAGLTRDLLMTSRTIDGDEAHRIGLLSRLADDGDVEAAALRAAIELAGQPPEALREIKALLLAGPGRSLRSRYDRENEIARTLLRPRPISDVFADFFDRDRARAETTSTP, encoded by the coding sequence ATGGGAGAGTTACGTGTCGATCAACCGGCGCCGGGTGTACGCCGACTGACCATCGACCGGCCGGAGGTCCGCAACGCGATCTCGCTGCCTCTGCAACGCGAGCTCGACAGGGTTCTCGCATCAGTGGCCGGCGACGACACGGTCCGGTCTGTGATCGTCGCCGGCGCGGGCCCGGTTGCCTTCTCCGCAGGCTATGACCTCGCAGAACTCGCCGAGTGGACAACCGACGAGGTGGCGGACGCTGCGGCCGAGCGGGATGAGCTGATCTGGCGCTTCGTGACGTTCCCCAAGCCGGTGGTCGCCGCCGTGCACGGGGCGGCGCATGGCGCGGGCACGATCCTGGCCGCGTGTGCCGACATCCGGGTCGGGGGACCACACACGCGATTCACGGTGACCGCCGCACGATACGGTGGCGCCAACCTCACCTGGCTGCTCGACGAACTCATCGGTGCCGGTCTCACCCGGGACCTGTTGATGACCTCTCGGACCATCGATGGGGACGAGGCCCACCGCATCGGCCTCCTGAGCCGGCTGGCCGACGACGGGGATGTGGAAGCCGCGGCCCTGCGCGCGGCCATCGAGCTCGCCGGTCAGCCGCCCGAGGCGCTACGGGAGATCAAGGCGCTCCTGCTCGCCGGTCCCGGTCGGTCTCTGCGATCGCGGTATGACCGTGAGAACGAGATCGCCCGAACGTTGCTGCGCCCTCGCCCGATCTCGGATGTGTTCGCCGACTTCTTCGATCGCGACCGCGCCCGGGCCGAGACGACGAGCACGCCATGA
- a CDS encoding TetR/AcrR family transcriptional regulator — translation MVTRTELPADAREALLTAAEECFAQFGIAKTTMEDIARAASLSRATVYRYFADREALITELVVRRARANMDKAREYIKRWPTVEERIVEGICRDIRKGHSDPMVNRLVSPESMALSVQLLNVSGRAVELTHELWGPILADEQAAGTIRADLDLRMISEWISEMEIMYISQYDDDGDALERIRTKLRTFVAPAIVGR, via the coding sequence GTGGTCACACGCACCGAACTCCCCGCCGACGCCCGCGAGGCGCTCCTCACGGCTGCCGAGGAATGCTTCGCTCAGTTCGGCATCGCGAAGACGACGATGGAGGACATCGCCCGCGCCGCGTCGCTGTCACGCGCGACCGTCTACCGATACTTCGCGGACCGTGAGGCCCTGATCACCGAGCTCGTCGTACGACGCGCCCGCGCGAACATGGACAAGGCGCGTGAGTACATCAAGCGATGGCCGACCGTAGAGGAGCGGATCGTCGAGGGCATCTGCCGCGATATTCGGAAGGGCCATTCCGACCCGATGGTCAATCGGCTGGTGTCACCGGAGTCGATGGCGCTGTCGGTCCAACTCCTGAATGTGTCGGGTCGCGCCGTCGAACTGACCCACGAGCTGTGGGGACCGATCCTGGCCGATGAACAGGCCGCCGGCACCATTCGGGCAGATCTGGATCTGCGCATGATCTCGGAATGGATCTCCGAGATGGAGATCATGTACATCAGTCAGTACGACGACGACGGTGACGCACTGGAGCGCATCCGTACCAAACTCCGGACTTTCGTCGCGCCGGCGATCGTCGGTCGCTGA
- a CDS encoding aromatic ring-hydroxylating oxygenase subunit alpha, which produces MDRDEKIRLTQRLIAHVDNDSTDYADDLLRVPFAVFNDPDLAAKERDVVRRFPHIVAHMDELEKTGSYITTELIGTPLLVVKQNDGTVKAFSNVCRHRGSKVEFGESGCKRVFACPYHNWSYGKDGALRGMPHAEGFDGMDRAEYGLVEFPCEVRHGLVWVVPTVGADLDIKAVLGDKHDAEVADTGMAGSFQVRKETWKLDMNWKIAVDGVQDSYHLCQLHTKTVCNYLEGNITALDVVDRSWRLVVARKAITEVRDADPDSFDVRDYSLANYTVYPGTMLVTEPNHFEIWTIVPDKDDPNVSHCTIRLLSPRKPETPREERILDKNWELLMETLHAEDWFVTKTITDNAAFGQVDELIYGRNELPGQLFHKMVAGDVEALEREGATATAAADYTPAG; this is translated from the coding sequence ATGGACCGTGACGAAAAGATCAGGCTCACGCAGCGGCTCATCGCCCACGTGGACAACGACAGCACCGACTATGCGGATGACCTGCTGCGGGTGCCGTTCGCGGTGTTCAACGATCCCGATCTGGCGGCGAAGGAGCGTGACGTGGTGCGGCGATTCCCGCACATCGTCGCCCACATGGACGAACTGGAGAAGACGGGTTCCTACATCACCACCGAGCTCATCGGAACGCCGCTGCTCGTGGTGAAGCAGAACGACGGAACGGTCAAAGCGTTCTCCAATGTCTGTCGGCATCGGGGTTCCAAGGTCGAGTTCGGTGAGTCGGGCTGCAAACGAGTGTTCGCCTGCCCGTATCACAACTGGTCGTACGGCAAGGACGGTGCGCTGCGGGGTATGCCGCACGCCGAGGGCTTCGACGGTATGGACCGTGCAGAGTACGGACTGGTGGAGTTCCCGTGCGAGGTCCGTCACGGACTCGTGTGGGTGGTGCCGACCGTCGGGGCGGATCTCGACATCAAGGCGGTCCTCGGTGACAAGCACGATGCCGAGGTGGCCGACACCGGTATGGCCGGGTCATTCCAGGTCCGCAAAGAGACCTGGAAGCTCGACATGAACTGGAAGATCGCCGTCGACGGGGTCCAGGACTCCTATCACCTGTGCCAGTTGCACACGAAGACGGTGTGCAACTATCTCGAGGGCAACATCACCGCGCTGGACGTCGTTGACCGATCCTGGCGACTTGTGGTGGCGCGCAAGGCGATCACCGAGGTTCGGGATGCCGATCCGGACAGTTTCGATGTTCGCGACTACTCTCTCGCGAACTACACCGTCTATCCGGGCACCATGCTCGTCACCGAACCCAACCACTTCGAGATCTGGACGATCGTGCCGGACAAGGACGATCCGAACGTCAGCCACTGCACCATCCGCCTCCTGTCCCCGAGGAAGCCGGAGACCCCGCGCGAGGAGCGCATCCTGGACAAGAACTGGGAACTGCTGATGGAGACCCTCCACGCGGAGGATTGGTTCGTCACGAAGACGATCACCGACAACGCAGCTTTCGGGCAGGTCGACGAGCTGATCTACGGACGTAATGAACTGCCCGGGCAGCTTTTTCACAAGATGGTGGCCGGAGACGTCGAAGCCCTGGAACGCGAGGGCGCAACGGCGACCGCGGCCGCCGACTACACGCCCGCGGGCTGA
- a CDS encoding esterase/lipase family protein — translation MGRVRITDRPQRLHRAILTTAWMVAVAVLAVAPSARADDLYGPTQSDWKSAVAYSIQHPEALPIGMNVPGCRPTTDHPRPVVLLNGAFLNKYATWSMYAPQLAAAGYCVFGLDYGGPTSGPFHQVGDLRTSAREIGAFIERVAARTGSDQVDVVGYSEGGLVPFHYLNELGGTRRVNTFIALASPVQGMSGYGFLEWIAQIPGGTGGLKASLPAAVDGTKNSEYMRAIRRDGLTRPDVRYVTVSSRHDLVVDPAEATLTPAPNVTNTVIQDSCPEDHVFHGSVIYDDITLRLVQNALHPSSAQAPHCHPVAPG, via the coding sequence ATGGGCAGAGTCCGGATCACCGACCGTCCACAGCGCCTTCATCGCGCCATCCTGACGACTGCCTGGATGGTTGCGGTCGCCGTTCTCGCTGTGGCGCCGAGCGCTCGCGCGGACGACCTCTATGGGCCGACGCAATCAGACTGGAAATCAGCTGTCGCCTACTCGATCCAGCACCCGGAGGCCTTACCGATCGGGATGAACGTTCCGGGATGTCGGCCGACAACCGATCACCCGCGTCCCGTGGTGCTGTTGAACGGCGCATTCCTGAACAAGTATGCGACGTGGTCCATGTACGCCCCACAGCTGGCGGCAGCGGGCTATTGCGTGTTCGGCCTGGACTACGGCGGCCCCACCTCGGGTCCCTTCCATCAGGTCGGCGACCTCCGCACTTCGGCCCGCGAGATCGGTGCGTTCATCGAGCGCGTGGCCGCCCGCACCGGTTCCGACCAGGTCGACGTCGTCGGATACTCCGAGGGCGGCCTGGTGCCCTTCCACTACCTCAACGAGCTCGGCGGCACCCGCAGGGTGAACACCTTCATTGCTCTCGCCTCACCCGTCCAGGGCATGAGTGGTTACGGATTTCTCGAGTGGATCGCCCAGATCCCGGGCGGCACTGGAGGTTTAAAGGCAAGCCTCCCGGCAGCCGTGGACGGCACCAAGAACTCCGAGTACATGCGGGCAATCCGGCGCGACGGCCTGACGCGCCCCGACGTCCGATACGTGACCGTCAGTTCCAGACACGACCTCGTCGTCGATCCCGCGGAGGCGACGCTCACTCCCGCCCCTAACGTGACCAACACCGTGATCCAGGACTCTTGCCCCGAAGATCATGTCTTTCACGGCTCCGTCATCTACGACGACATCACTCTCCGACTCGTACAGAACGCACTCCACCCGTCCTCGGCGCAGGCGCCACATTGCCACCCCGTCGCGCCGGGCTAG